CATGGTCTCCCGAGGTAAGCCAGGGTCTTACGGTCGAGCAGCCCTCGGTAGAGGTGATCGTTGACAACGGCGCTGCGGGCACCTCCTTCACCGGCTCCTGGGCAGTATCGGGCGCCCCCAACCCCTATGGCGCCAACTCCCTCTACGGCCGGGACGGAGCGCTCTATAAATGGCGTGCAGCCCTTCCCCGATCAGGCCAGTACCAGGTGTATATGTGGTGGACGGAGTGGCCGTCCCGTGCTGCCGATGTGCCGGTGACGATACAGTACCGGGACGGCTCCCAGACCGTCCGCGTCAACCAGCAGCTCGATGGCGGGAAATGGAACTATCTCGGCGCCTTCATGTTCGATAATGCGTCGGGAGGAACGGTATCGATCCTCGCAGAGAGGCCCTCTCCCACGACCTACTCCGCCGATGCCGTGAAATTCGTCTATGTCCCCGACCAGCCGCCCGTTACTGAGGATATTTATGTGGCGCTGGGCTACAACTTCAAGAACATGAAGCCGCCGTACGAGGAGATGCTCCAGGGCATGGGAGCGACCTATGCGAACGGGGTCTGGACCTACCATAACAGGGCACTCAACGAGAGCTTCCGGGTGCGCTTCATCGAGGACATGGAGGCGTTCAAGCAGGCCTTGCGGACCGAAGGAGCGCACATCATCTACTCCGGGCACTCCAACTACGGCCTGGGAGCGGTCTTCGGCACCCTGACCGAGACGGCCAGCCAGACAATCGAAAACATCCGCTATATCGACGATGCCCGGATCCTCAACACCTCGTCACCGGTGTTCCCGGTGAGCATGAAGAGCCTGAGGACGACGCAAGCGTTTCCCTACTGGTGGCCTCTGTTCCAGGACGGCACGAGCGGCATCATGCCTTACACCTTCGGCGACCCCCGGGGAGCGCCGCCCTACAACTACTATATTACCTACCAGGTCCCGGGCGATCCCACCTTCTATAAAGTGGACTCGGCGCGGAGAAACCCGATCATACGGTATTTCGACTCTTCCACCCCTGCCTGGTACTCTTCTACGGGGACGCCCCCGGACCCGGCGAATACGGACCACCAGAAGTATTTCATAGTCAACACCGCACCATGGTATCCGTCTTTCGAGTCCAGTGGAGAATGGTATGAGACGCAGATAGTAAAGGAATACTTCTCGGAGAATTATATGTATGCACCACTGGGAGGGGTGACGAGCGAGGCGAAGTGGCTGTTCAAGCCTCTTCTGTCCGGAACGTACACCGTGTATGCCCTGTGGCCGTCCAGCACCTCGCGGAGCGCAAGCGCTCCCTACACGATAGGGCATGCAGGGGGGAGCACGACGGTGGCGGCGGACCAGCGGTACAACGGCGGCAAATGGAACAGCCTCGGGCAGTTCTCGTTCAATGCAGCAAATTACTCGGTGAGGCTGACCGGCAGCAGCAGCGGCACTGTTGCCGCCGATGCGATCAAGATAGCCCATGTCAGCAACCCTCCCATGGTGCTCCAGGCCAACTTCTACACCAGGACCAGGGCAGGGACAGAGCCCCTGGAGGTGGACTTCTACAGCAGGAGCACCGGGGATATCAGGGCGATGAAGTGGGACTTCGGCGACGGCTCGACCAGCACCCGGATGGATGAGGTCACCCGTATCTATAGTAAACCCGGCACCTACACGGTTACCCTGACGGTCTACGGTCCCCTGGGTAGCAGCACCAAGACGAAGACCGGCTACATCACCGTCGGCAGCACCACCGCTCCCCTGAGAGCCGAATTCAGTGCACGGGTGCGGGAAGGGGTCGCCCCCCTTGCCATCAGCTTCGTCGATGCGAGCACCGGCTCGATCAAATCGTGGTTCTGGGAGTTCGGCGACGGTACGACGAGCACCGCGGCGAACCCGTCCCATACCTATTCGAAGCCCGGCAACTACACCGTAAAAATGACGGTGACCGACACGAACGGGGCGAAATCGA
The DNA window shown above is from Nitrospirota bacterium and carries:
- a CDS encoding PKD domain-containing protein, whose product is WSPEVSQGLTVEQPSVEVIVDNGAAGTSFTGSWAVSGAPNPYGANSLYGRDGALYKWRAALPRSGQYQVYMWWTEWPSRAADVPVTIQYRDGSQTVRVNQQLDGGKWNYLGAFMFDNASGGTVSILAERPSPTTYSADAVKFVYVPDQPPVTEDIYVALGYNFKNMKPPYEEMLQGMGATYANGVWTYHNRALNESFRVRFIEDMEAFKQALRTEGAHIIYSGHSNYGLGAVFGTLTETASQTIENIRYIDDARILNTSSPVFPVSMKSLRTTQAFPYWWPLFQDGTSGIMPYTFGDPRGAPPYNYYITYQVPGDPTFYKVDSARRNPIIRYFDSSTPAWYSSTGTPPDPANTDHQKYFIVNTAPWYPSFESSGEWYETQIVKEYFSENYMYAPLGGVTSEAKWLFKPLLSGTYTVYALWPSSTSRSASAPYTIGHAGGSTTVAADQRYNGGKWNSLGQFSFNAANYSVRLTGSSSGTVAADAIKIAHVSNPPMVLQANFYTRTRAGTEPLEVDFYSRSTGDIRAMKWDFGDGSTSTRMDEVTRIYSKPGTYTVTLTVYGPLGSSTKTKTGYITVGSTTAPLRAEFSARVREGVAPLAISFVDASTGSIKSWFWEFGDGTTSTAANPSHTYSKPGNYTVKMTVTDTNGAKSTEVKENFIRAVVFEKNIDNVDYPKTHYGTKTVISRKEMDIQKEELRYGRMFYEACYSGIYYLDIFNRGTMFYSVDLTTELGGVLYLKSYMEGKSDNEIWQVIQNYEPVYDYYYFNKKPSEQ